GGCCGACCAGCTCGTCACCGCGTTCGACCGGCTGGCCGTGCTGCCCCAGCCCGTCACCTGAACCCCAACCCCACGCCCCGACGAGTACCCCCATGGAGGAACCCGGCCACCGCGTCGGGTCCTCGCCGTGCCCATACCCCGATCGATCACCAAATGAAGATCAACAAATGCAAACAGGGCCTTGATCAACAGTTAGCGAAAGACTGAGGTTAGCCGTCCACGGAGCGCCTCGAACGGTGCCGGGTTCTCCTCGTTGACGGCCATCCGTTGCCGCCTCGACCACCCGCGTCCAGGTTGAGACCGGCGCTGCAGGCCTCGGCGCACCGCGGTCAATGGCTCCCGCCGCAGCGGGGCGAGCGTGCGCCGGGATCGCCGGCGTTGGCCGCGGCAGGCGCACGCATTGCCACCCCCTTTCTCCGTACGGCATACGGTGTACAATGTACAAAGTATCCGCACCATCAGGGGAAGGGCTCCATGAAGATCACCTCCACTGCCGTGTCACTAAATGTCGATGATGTCCCCGGCTCCAGTGCCTTCCTGACCGAGCACTTCGGATTTCGCCAGGAGATGACCGCGGACGGGTTCGCCTCGTTGACCCGCGACGACTCCGGGATGAACGTCATCCTGCTGCGGCGCGGGCTCGCCACCCTGCCCGCCGACCAGCGTGACGAGCACGCCCGTGGGCTGATCCTGGCGTTCGTGGTCGACGACCTGGAGGGCGAGTTGGCCCGACTGCAGGCCGAGGGCGTCAGCATCACCATGCCGCTCACCGTCGAGGAATGGGGCGAGCGCGCCTTCCAGGTCCGCGACCCGAACGGAGTCATCGTCCAACTCGTCGACTGGAACGGCGCCCGGTAGCCCTACCGCACATCCAGGCGCGATCGAGACGGTCGATCT
The sequence above is a segment of the Micromonospora sp. WMMA1363 genome. Coding sequences within it:
- a CDS encoding VOC family protein — translated: MKITSTAVSLNVDDVPGSSAFLTEHFGFRQEMTADGFASLTRDDSGMNVILLRRGLATLPADQRDEHARGLILAFVVDDLEGELARLQAEGVSITMPLTVEEWGERAFQVRDPNGVIVQLVDWNGAR